The following are encoded in a window of Podospora pseudoanserina strain CBS 124.78 chromosome 6, whole genome shotgun sequence genomic DNA:
- a CDS encoding hypothetical protein (EggNog:ENOG503P0X0; COG:S): protein MANLTSTTSIATCTRPTRAPSHPSKPPPSTTLNSIRGTAPAAPPPQHPSVSLPVVASPTSISNVSLFLTNLRLLDLDLSPDWPGISPSTFNAKDAGGQKKRVQCVEWALYHLFALYDRDETRNKLLPFFPPNDQVQSLNLRAALLRQLEQAKKNGVLGRDAVVRKTMLDECKGERLEEVLAVFSSVVLKKVVAERQLNSRDPMSPPLAQALALENMGYSGDKTELTVLVLAHRVSLQRTLDEKNALRKRFNSFAELLADKERGIARRRRQQQDQGDDGEEGVPEQTRRDVWKTVRNNWTGSERWMETLLHGDSQAQRDGVLSAPFDRVWRRVQSDRLAELDEKEPGLLEQLDDRVRSQRERLERWQGFRQRMFGDTASGSTTRQAGAQERPRGIDLGFRGHETLHMGRASTKKLASSRASDFDHEYEKLISNLKAELDGITPSATHIPSFFQQAPTVVPPLDLDGVVESESEEISDISDHEPTPIAVRPSPPRRDPIKLEPVFEPVLRKAQSFYHDEIDVNEIPTTPSRHALRRSATIKSNTPSPRRREPTQTPTPTQSPRRRLSSPPKPTLTPTRNTVLPAPQLSPQLPSPPEELPSPTQEMADQILASVSNASPSPIKRSRHTLSLAERTRLSMARRTSHANLRVSAEDDDLLLDSPAPEPQKQPQPPSITPPSPPTGTNGYEDLVSRTRRSMANFEAVKQKAQIERRRSLRQAKAAPTTPQNQAGRPRSAYFSSLDEEGEDSYQDEGNTTLLIAEELINEGKEDDYEAVFMSRPKIATSPVGTPVMRGRNWAGSDF, encoded by the coding sequence ATGGCGAACCTTACCTCGACCACATCCATTGCCACCTGCACTCGCCCGACCCGTGCGCCCTCCCATCCTAGCAAACCGCCTCCCTCGACGACCTTGAACTCAATCCGTGGGACTGCCCCAGCTGCCCCGCCGCCCCAGCACCCATCAGTCTCGTTGCCCGTTGTCGCTTCACcgacctccatctccaacgtcTCGCTGTTTCTGACgaacctccgcctcctcgacctAGACCTCTCGCCTGACTGGCCCGGTATCTCTCCCTCGACATTCAACGCCAAAGATGCCGGCGGACAGAAGAAGCGCGTCCAATGCGTCGAATGGGCCCTGTACCACCTCTTCGCTCTCTACGACAGGGACGAAACAAGAAACAAATTGCTTCCATTCTTCCCTCCGAACGACCAGGTTCAGTCGCTGAACCTGCGCGCCGCCTTGCTGAGACAATTGGAAcaagccaagaagaatggGGTCCTGGGAAGAGATGCCGTGGTGCGCAAGACGATGCTGGACGAGTGCAAGGGCGAGAGGCTGGAAGAGGTCTTGGCGGTATTCTCGTCGGTCGTCTTGAAGAAAGTCGTCGCGGAGAGGCAGCTCAACTCGCGCGACCCAATGAGTCCACCACTGGCTCAAGCACTGGCGCTGGAGAATATGGGCTATTCTGGGGACAAGACAGAGCTGACGGTGTTGGTCCTGGCGCATAGGGTCTCTTTGCAAAGAACATTGGACGAAAAGAATGCATTGAGAAAGAGATTCAACAGCTTTGCCGAATTATTGGCAGACAAAGAACGAGGCATTGCACGCAGGCGGAGGCAACAGCAAGACCAaggcgacgacggcgaggaaggagtgCCTGAACAGACCAGACGAGATGTATGGAAGACTGTTAGGAACAACTGGACGGGAAGCGAGCGCTGGATGGAGACGCTCCTGCATGGGGACAGCCAGGCCCAGAGAGATGGAGTCTTGTCAGCGCCCTTTGAcagggtttggaggagggttcAATCTGATCGGTTGGCTGAGCTGGACGAAAAAGAGCCTGGGTTGCTGGAACAGCTCGACGACCGTGTTAGAAGCCAGAGGGAGAGGCTGGAAAGGTGGCAGGGCTTCCGCCAGAGGATGTTTGGGGACACCGCATCAGGGTCTACCACACGACAGGCTGGAGCACAGGAGCGACCAAGGGGTATTGATCTTGGATTTCGAGGACACGAGACCCTCCATATGGGGCGGGCAAGCACAAAGAAGCTGGCCTCAAGTAGGGCGAGCGATTTCGATCACGAGTACGAGAAGTTGATTTCGAATCTCAAGGCCGAGTTGGATGGCATTACTCCCAGCGCGACCCACATTCCATCCTTCTTCCAACAAGCGCCCACGGTAGTTCCGCCATTAGATTTGGACGGCGTTGTCGAGTCCGAGAGCGAGGAGATCTCAGACATTAGCGACCATGAGCCAACGCCAATCGCGGTCCGCCCATCACCTCCGCGCCGGGACCCGATCAAGCTCGAGCCGGTGTTTGAGCCGGTTCTTCGAAAGGCACAGTCGTTTTACCACGATGAAATTGACGTGAATGAAatcccaacaacaccctcccgTCACGCTCTCCGCCGGTCAGCCACCATCAAATCGAAtacaccatcaccaagaagacGGGAACCTACCCagacacccacacccactcAGAGCCCACGAAGGCGTCTCAGTTCACCACCCAagccaaccctaaccccaacACGGAATACCGTTTTACCTGCGCCACAACTCTCCCCCCAACTTCCCTCCCCGCCAGAAGAGttgccatctccaacccagGAAATGGCCGACCAAATCCTCGCCTCCGTCAGCaacgcctccccctccccgatcAAGCGAAGCAGGCACACCCTCTCCCTAGCCGAACGAACCCGCCTCTCCATGGCGCGGCGCACCTCCCACGCCAACCTGCGTGTCTCCGCCGAAGACGACGACCTGCTCCTCGACTCCCCGGCCCCCGAACCGCAAaagcaaccccaacctccttctatcacccctccctccccaccgacAGGCACAAACGGCTACGAAGACCTCGTTTCCCGCACCCGCCGCTCCATGGCCAACTTTGAAGCCGTCAAGCAAAAGGCTCAGATTGAGCGGAGGAGATCCCTCCGGCAGGCCAAAGCGGcacccaccactccccagAATCAGGCAGGAAGACCGAGGAGTGCATATTTTTCTTCGTtggatgaggaaggagaggatagTTATCAGGATGAGGGAAACACCACGCTGTTGATTGCCGAGGAGTTGATTAatgaggggaaggaggatgattATGAGGCGGTGTTTATGAGCAGACCGAAGATTGCGACGAGTCCGGTGGGCACGCCGGTAATGAGGGGAAGGAATTGGGCTGGGAGTGATTTTTAG
- a CDS encoding hypothetical protein (EggNog:ENOG503P6MY; COG:S): protein MFELPTNSEIAVPSARLQENNSKPLTVLSTSTAAPRISVINCFRPLAQICRTATSSSTKPSPLLNLTQTSHFSTARVLRREATAAAPSPSTTTTTTTSRPQQKILGLASKLNRTPAPRPPPLKVDPLFGPSSSSSTGSLSTSRSSLFNRTVGKKETQVFSAIINRDAKESLSKESSGTLSNLTTALFMTNAGLQTPDIRLRPTSGRTVPVKSNDPARAFKVLNALCRHNNLSNTVREQRFHERPALKRKRKLRERWRTRFKDGFVAVIDRTMELRKQGW from the exons ATGTTTGAG ctaCCAACCAATTCGGAGATAGCCGTGCCGAGCGCGCGACTTCAAGAAAATAATTCGAAACCTTTGACAGTCCTGAGCACCTCAACGGCAGCGCCACGGATATCCGTGATCAATTGC TTCCGCCCACTCGCCCAGATCTGCCGCacggcaacatcatcatcaaccaaaccatcacccctcctcaacctcacccaaaCCTCTCACTTCTCCACTGCCCGAGTGCTCCGTCGAGAAgccaccgctgccgccccttcaccatccaccaccaccaccaccactacctcCCGCCCCCAGCAAAAaatcctcggcctcgcctcCAAACTCAACCGCACCCCCGCCCCTAGACCACCCCCTCTCAAAGTCGACCCCTTGTTCggtccctcctcttcctcctccaccggctccctctccacctcccgctcCAGCCTCTTTAACCGCACCGTCGGCAAAAAGGAAACCCAAGTCTTCtccgccatcatcaaccgcGACGCCAAAGAATCCCTCAGCAAAGAATCCAGCggcaccctctccaacctgaCCACCGCCTTGTTCATGACAAACGCCGGCCTCCAAACCCCCGACATCCGTCTCCGTCCTACCAGCGGCCGTACCGTCCCCGTCAAGAGCAACGATCCCGCCAGAGCGTTCAAGGTGCTCAACGCGCTGTGCAGACACAATAACTTGTCGAACACGGTCAGGGAGCAGAGGTTCCATGAGCGGCCGGCgctcaagaggaagaggaagctgagggagaggtggaggacgaggttcAAGGATGGGTTTGTGGCGGTTATCGACCGGACGATGGAGTTGAGGAAGCAGGGGTGGTAA